GACGCGTGGCGCCCTCGATCGACACCTGCCCTTCTTCCATGGCTTCGAGCAGCGCGCTCTGGCTCTTGGGCGTGGCGCGGTTGATTTCATCAGCCAGCACCAGCTCGGTGAAGATCGGCCCCGGGTGGAAGGTGAACTGCCCGGTTTCGCGATCGAATACCGAAGTGCCGAGGATGTCCCCCGGCAACAGGTCGGAAGTGAATTGAATGCGCTGGTAACTCAGGCCCAGTACCCGGGCCAGGGTATGGCTGAGCGTGGTCTTGCCCATGCCGGGCAAGTCCTCGATCAACAGATGACCGCCGGCCAGCAGGCAGGTCATGGCCAGGCGTACCTGCGCTTCCTTGCCCAGCACGATTTCGTTGATCGCACTGAGGCATGCATCCAGTGTTCTGCCCATTACCCAGCCTCTCTCGACATCTGCTCGTGGCCATTACAATGCCACAGGTGAGCACGCTATAGAGTTAGCGTAGGCGCTTTCCTCGCAGAACGGGGCTCGCTGGCCAAGCTTTTGCGTGACGCACCGATCAACGACCGGCGCGCGACTCGCGAATGTAGAAGCGGGCCTTCTCGGCTTTCTGGGTGCAGCCTTCGAAACCTTCGAACTGCTGCTGGGTCTTCGCCGCGGTGAGCAGCGACAGCGCCTTGGAGTAACTGACCGTGCCGGCGAAGCCTTCGGCCTTGGCCAGGTCGAGTTCATGCCAGGCTGCATCGAGTTCGGTGCCGCAGCTGGCCCGATAGTTGGTCTTGCCGGCACAGCCCGCAAGCGCCACGATGACCAGGGGCAGACAGATCCAGGCTTTCATGGGAATGGTTCCTCGAAGAGAATTGGGGTAACGGCTTTGACGGTGCATGGCCGCGAAAGTGCCATGACGACCGGCGTTTCACCCCAGTTTTTTCTCGCCCTCGGCTTGCGATGCCCTCACATCAATCCGCACAAGGAACCTGGCAATGAGCAAACGAATAGCACTGGTCCTGGGCTCGGGCGGTGCACGGGGTTATGCGCACATCGGCGTGATCGAAGAACTGGAACGGCGCGGCTACCAGATCGCCTGCATCGCCGGCTGCTCGATGGGCGCAGTGGTCGGCGGCATCTACGCCGCGGGGCGCTTGCCGCACTACCGCCAGTGGATCGAGAGCCTGGACTACCTCGACGTGCTGCGCCTGGTGGATGTGAGCTTTCGCCTGGGAGCGATCCGTGGCGAAAAGGTGTTCGGCCAGATCCGCGAAATCGTCGGCGAGATCAACATCGAGGACCTGGCGATTCCCTACACGGCGGTGGCCACCGACCTCACCAACCAGCAGGAAATCTGGTTCCAGGAAGGCTGCCTGCACCAGGCCATGCGGGCCTCGGCGGCCATCCCCAGTCTGTTCACCCCAGTGCTGCAAGGCTCGCGCATGCTGGTCGACGGCGGGCTGCTCAACCCGCTGCCCATCGTGCCGGTGGTGTCCAGCCATTGCGACCTGATCGTCGCCGTCAACCTCAACGCCTCGCACCAGCAGCACTACAGCCTGCCGGTGATCGAACGCCCGCCGGCGGTGAAGAAGCGCTTCGACCTGCTGCTCGACTCGCTGGGCTCGCGCCTGCCGTTCCGGCGCAAGCTGGCCGGTGAAGACGACACGCTGTTGCCTCCCCCGCAGCCGCCCAACCCCTGGCTGACCGAAGCCAGTGCCGACCCGCAGGGCCAGCAGCCCGCCGCCGCGCCCGAAGCGCCGGGCGCGCCGAAGTCCGCCACCGGCGCGGTGATCGTCGACAACGTCGGCCCGGCCTCGCTGCTGGACCTGATCAACCAGAGTTTCGAGGTGATGCAGACCTCCCTGGCGCAGTACAAGATCGCCGGTTACCCGCCGGATATCCTTATCAACGTGCCCAAGCGGGTGTGCCGCTTCTTCGAGTTCTACAAAGCCCCGGAACTGATCGCCCTGGGCCGCGAAATCGCCCGCGACACCCTGGACCGTTATGAAGGCGAAGGGCGCTGAGCCGCGCGGCACAGCAAGGCTGGGTGACAGTGGTTTGAGCCGCGCCTTTCAGGCCTCGGCGGCGGCCAGGCGGTAGCCGACGCCCGCCTCGGTGATGATGTAGCGCGGCGCAGTCGGGTCGTCGGCCAGCTTCTGGCGCAAATGGCCGATGACGATGCGCAGGTAGTGGGTGTCCTGGATGTGGGTCGGCCCCCAGACCTCACGCAACAGGTGCTGCTGAGTAATCACCCGCCCAGGGTGGCGAGCCAGTTCGGCCAGCACCGCGTATTCCTTGCGGGTCAGGGCCACATCCTGCGTATTGAGTTGCACCCGGCGGCTGGCCAGGTCGATGTGCAGGGCGCCCAGCTGCAGGGCCGCCGGGGCTGGCTGGCCCTCGGGCCGCTGGCGCAGCAGGGCGCGGACCCTGGCGAGGAACTCCTGGATACCGAAGGGCTTGGTCACGTAGTCGTTGGCGCCGCCGTCCAGGGCCTGGACCTTCTGCGCCTCGCTGGCGCGCACCGAGAGCACCATCACCGGCACATGCAGCCATTCGCGCAGTTCCACCAGCAACTGCTGGCCGTCCATGTCCGGCAGGCCCAGGTCGAGCACCACCAGGTCGGGGCGATTCAGCGCCGCCTGGTTCAGACCCTCGGCGCCATTGGCCGCCTCCAGCACCTTATAGCCCTGGGAGGCCAGGCTGATGCGCAGGAACTTGCGGATCTGCGGTTCGTCATCGATGACGAGAATGGTCGAAGTCTGGCTCATGATTGCCCTGCGCAAATGTGCATTACCCTACCTCATTCCACCTCACCTTGCGGCTGCGTCGGCAATGGCAGGTGCAAGGTCATGCAGGTGCCCTGCCCGTCCAGCCCCTCGCCGACGCTGACCCGCCCGCCATGCGCACCGACCATGCCCTGGCAGATCGCCAGACCCAGGCCGGTGCCCTGCCCGCCCCGGTCGCCGCGTGCAGCGGTGTAGAACATGTCGAAGATCTTGCTGCGCTCGGCCTCGGGAATGCCCGGCCCCTGGTCGCTCACCGCCAGGCGCAGTTCACTGTCCTGCGCCTCGGCCTGCATTAGCAACCGCCCGCCGGGCGGCGAGAAGCGCGCGGCGTTCTCCAGCACGTTGACCAGCGCCTGCTCGATCAACGCCGCGTGCACGTACAGCAAGGGCAATCCATCGGCGACCTGCACCTCCACCTGCAGCGGTGCAAGCACCGCACGCAGGCGGTTCAGCGCACTGCCGACGATGTCCGCCGGCGCCACCCAGTCGCGTGCCAGCTTCAGCGAACCGTGGCCCAGACGGGTCATGTCCAGCAGGTTCTGGATGTAGCGGTCCAGGCGCTCGGCCTCATCGCGAGTGCCTTCCAGCAGCTCGCGACGGTCGTCCACGCCGATCGCCTCGCCCAGCGCCAGCAGGCTGTCGATGCTGCCACGCATGGCGGTCAGCGGTGTGCGCAGGTCGTGGGACACCGAGGCCAGCAAGGCGCTGCGCAACTGCTCGGTCTCGCCATGCAGGCGCGCCGACTCCAGGTCCTGGGCCAGCTGCGCGCGAGCCAGGGCCTGGGCCAGCGGCTGACACAGGGCGCTCAGCAAGCGCCGCTGCTCGGCACTGACACCCTGGCCGTTGCGCGGGCATACGCCGAGCAGTGCCAGCGGGCCTTCCTCGGCCGACACCGGGCACCACCACCAGCGTCCTGACGGCAAGGTCCCGGTGCCGCGCCCGGCCGGCTGGTCATGCTCCCAGGCCCAGTCCGCCGCCACGCGCTCGGCGTCGGAAAACGCCAGCGGCCCGCCCACCTCCACCGTCCAGGCCCCCTCGGCGTCGCGTCCGAGCAGGCACATCTGCTGGTGCGGCGAGCCGCCCAGGTGCTGCCCGGCGGCGTTGAGCACGGCCTGACGGTCCGTGGCTGCGGTGAGCTTGCGCGACAGGTCGAGCAAGGTGCTGGTTTCTTCCTGCGTGGCACGCAACGCCTTGAACTGGCGGCGCTGACGGCTGGCGAGCTGGCCGGTGAGCGCTGCCATGAACAGGAAGAACGCCAGGGTCAGCACGTCTTCTTCGCGCTGGATGCTCAGGGAGAAGTTCGGCGGTATGAACAGAAAATCGTAGGCCAGGAACGACAACGCGGCGCAGGCCAGCGCCGGCCCTACGCTGCTGCGCACCGCCACCAGCAGCACCGCCATGAGGAAGATCAGCGAGATGTTCGGCAACGCCAACCAGCCGGAAATCGCCCAGGCTGCCGCGCTGGCCAGAACGGTGGCAAGCACCGCCAAGGCATAGTCGAACCCCCGTGACGGCAGCCCGACGCGGCGGCGCGGGCGGGTTGGCGAGGTGTCGCTGTCGAGCACGCTGATCTCCAGGCCATGGGCCTCGCGCAACAGCCGTTCGGCCACCCCGCCACCGCTCAGCCGGCGCCGCCAGCGGTGCCGCGACTGGCCGACCAGCACCACGCTGGCGCGGCGCTCCTCGGCATGCTGCAACAGCGTACGCGCCACTTCCCCGGCACGCAGGGTCACCACTTCGCCGCCCAGGCGCTCGGCCGATTGCTGGGCGCTTTGCAGGTAGGCCCGGCCCTGCTCGTCCAGCGGCCGGTCGGCATCCACATGCACCAGGCTCCAGGGCAGATGACGACGCTGCGCGACGCGGCTGGCATGGCGCACCAGCAGGTCGGCCTGGGCATCTCCATCCACCCCCACCAGCAGGCGACCCCGCAGCGCCGGGGCGGTCTGCCCCAACTGCCGGTAGCCCTGGGCCAAGTCGTTGTCCACCTGCGCCGCGGCGGTCTGCATCGCCAGCTCGCGCAGTGCGGTGAGGTTGGTCTGGCTGAAAAACGCGTCGATGGCGGCGCGGGCCTGCTCCGGCACGTAGACCTTGCCGTCGCGCAGGCGCTCCAGCAGCTCGCGGGGTGGCAGGTCGATCAGTACCAGCTCGAAGGCTTCCTGCAGCACCCAGTCGGGCAGGGTTTCACGCACCTGCACGCCGGTGATGGCACGAACCTGGTCGTTGAGGCTCTCCAGGTGCTGAACGTTGACCGTGGTGTACACGTCGATGCCGGCGGCCAGCAGTTCCTGGACGTCCTGCCAGCGCTTGGCGTGGCGGCTGCCGGGCGCGTTGCTGTGCGCCAGTTCGTCGACCAGCGCCAGATCGGGCGCGGCCTGCAGCAGGCCATCGAGGTCCATTTCCTCCAGGGTCATGCCCCGGTACTGGCTGCGCAACAATGGCCACTGTGGCAGGCCACCCAGCAAGGCTTCGGTTTCCGCCCGGCCATGGGTTTCCACCACGGCGGCGAGCACCTTCACACCCTGGCGCAACTGGCCGTGGGCGGCCTGCAGCATGGCGTAGGTCTTGCCAACCCCCGGCGCGGCGCCAAGGAAGACTTTCAGGCGCCCACGGCCTTCGCGGGGCAATTGGGCCAGGATGGCATCGGCTCGGCCGGAATCACTCACAGGATGCTCGCTCGATCAGGGAGAAATGGACAGTCGCGGCGCAAACCGCTCCCAGCGGAAGCGGCCAGCCGAGATTACCGGTTTGCTGCTGTGGTTTCAGCTTCCAGGCTGCGGTTCAGGGCCAGGACGTTGACCACCGGCGGGCCGAACAGCGGCCGTTCGGTGTTCGTCTCGATCAGGCTGCGCACCTGCCCTTCCGGCAGTTGCCGGGCGGCGGCGACGCGTTTGGCCTGCCAATAGGCGGCCTCCGGCGGCAGGTGCGGGTCCAGGCCGCTGCCAGAGGTGGTCAGCAGGGCCAGCGGCACATCGCCCGACCCTTGCGCCTTGAGGCGCGCGCTATCCGCTGCGATGCGGCTGGCCAGTGCCGGGTTACCCGGCGACAGGTTGCTGGCGCTGCTGGACACGGTGGCGAAGGCGCCGGCCGACGGGCGTGGCTGGAACCACTGTGCGCCGTCGAAGCCTTGGGCAATCAGTTGTGAGCCACGTACCCGGCCCTGGGCATCACGCACCAGGCTGCCGTCGGCCTGTTCGGCGAACGCCAGTTGTGCCACGCCGGTCACGGCCAGCGGATAGGCCACGCCGGTGGCCAGGGTCATCAACACCAGCATGCTCAGGGCGGGACGAAGGATTGCGTTCATGGGTGATCCTCTTGATTCGATTGATTCGCGCTGATAGGGAGCGGTGTGCGCCATGCGCGGCTGCAGCCGCTCGTGCCCGGTTCGCCGGGCTGAACCCTTGCCCTACACCAGCTTCAGGGCGACCAGCAGCAGGTCGATCAGCTTGATGCCAATGAACGGCACCACCAGCCCGCCCAGGCCGTAGATCAGCAGGTTGCGGCGCAGCAGGTGCGCGGCACTCGCGGCCTGCACCCGCACCCCACGCAGGGCCAGGGGGATCAGCACGACGATGATCAGCGCGTTGAACACGATGGCCGAGACAATGGCGCTCTGCGGGCTGGCCAGGTGCATCACGTTGAGCACCGCCAGTTGCGGGTAGATGGCGGCGAACAGCGCCGGCAGCACGGCGAAGTATTTGGCCACGTCGTTGGCGATGGAAAAGGTGGTCAGCGCGCCACGGGTCACCAGCAGTTCCTTGCCGACCTGCACCACATCCAGCAACTTGGTCGGGTCGCTGTCCAGGTCGACCATGTTGGCGGCCTCGCGAGCGGCCTGGGTGCCGTCGTTCATGGCCACGCCCACGTCAGCCTGGGCCAGCGCCGGGGCATCGTTGGCACCGTCGCCGCACATCGCCACCAGGCGTCCCTGAGCCTGCTCGTAGCGGATGCGTTCGAGTTTCTTCTCCGGCGTGGCTTCGGCGATCACGTCATCCACCCCGGCCTCGGCGGCGATGGCCGCGGCGGTCAGCGGGTTGTCGCCGGTGACCATCACGGTGCGGATGCCCAGCTTGCGCAGCTCTTCGAAGCGCTCGCGAATGCCCGGCTTGACCACGTCCTTGAGGTGAATGGCGCCCAACAGGCGGCCTTCGCCACACAGCAGCAGCGGCGTGCCGCCCGACTTGGCGATGCGCTCGACCTCGCGGGCCAGGGGCACGGGCAGGTCTTCGCGGGTCTGGCCGAGGAACATCAGCAGCGAGTCCACCGCGCCCTTGCGATACACCTTGCCCTGGTAGTCGACACCCGACAGGCGCGTCTCGGCGCTGAACGGCACGCCGACGATCTCGTGCGCGGCCGGCTCCTGCAGCGGGTGCAGGTTGCGCAGGTAGTCGACGATCGACTTGCCTTCGGCGGTGTCGTCGCTCAGCGAGGCCAGCAGGCCGGCCTGGGCCAGTTGCTGGGCGGTCACGCCCGGTGCCGCGTACAGGCCGGCACAACGACGGTTGCCGAAGGTGATGGTGCCGGTCTTGTCGAGCAGCAGCACGTGCACGTCACCGGCCGCCTCCACCGCCCGCCCGGAGCGGGCGATGACGTTGAGGCGCACCAGGCGGTCCATGCCGGCGATGCCGATGGCCGACAGCAGGCCGCCGATGGTGGTGGGAATCAAGGTGACCAGCAGCGCCACCAGAAACACCAGCGGCAGGCTGCCGCCGGCGAAATGCGCGAACGGCTGCAGGGTCATGACCACCAGCAGGAAAATCAGGGTCAGGCCGATCAGCAGGATGTCCAGGGCAATCTCGTTGGGCGTTTTCTGGCGCTTGGCGCCTTCGACCAGGGCGATCATGCGGTCCAGGGTCGACTCGCCAGGGTTGGCGCCGATGCGGATCAGCAGCCAGTCGGAAACCAGCCGGGTATTGCCGGTGACCGCCGAGCGGTCGCCGCCGGACTCGCGGATCACCGGTGCCGATTCACCGGTGATCGCCGCCTCGTTGACCGCCGCGATGCCCTCGATGACCTCGCCGTCGCCGGGGATCATCTCGCCGGCCTCGACGCGCACCACGTCGCCCTTGCGCAGGCTCTGCGCATCGACCATGCGGAACTGGCCCTGCTCGTCGCACAGACGCGCCTTGAGCCCTTCGCTGCCGGCCTTGAGGCTGTCGGCCCGCGCCTTGCCCCGCCCCTCGGCCAGGGCTTCGGCGAAGTTGGCGAACAGCACGGTGAACCACAGCCACAGGGCGATCTGCAGCGCCACGCTGGTCGGCACACCCGCCTCGGGCAGCAGACACAGCACTGTGGTAAGGATGGCGGTCAGCTCTACCACCAGCATCACCGGCGAGCGCACCAGCTGGCGCGGATCGAGCTTGACGAAGGCCTGCACCAGCGCCGGGCGCCACAGTGCTGCCAGGCCGGTGGCGGCCGG
The Pseudomonas sp. DTU_2021_1001937_2_SI_NGA_ILE_001 DNA segment above includes these coding regions:
- a CDS encoding patatin-like phospholipase family protein; protein product: MSKRIALVLGSGGARGYAHIGVIEELERRGYQIACIAGCSMGAVVGGIYAAGRLPHYRQWIESLDYLDVLRLVDVSFRLGAIRGEKVFGQIREIVGEINIEDLAIPYTAVATDLTNQQEIWFQEGCLHQAMRASAAIPSLFTPVLQGSRMLVDGGLLNPLPIVPVVSSHCDLIVAVNLNASHQQHYSLPVIERPPAVKKRFDLLLDSLGSRLPFRRKLAGEDDTLLPPPQPPNPWLTEASADPQGQQPAAAPEAPGAPKSATGAVIVDNVGPASLLDLINQSFEVMQTSLAQYKIAGYPPDILINVPKRVCRFFEFYKAPELIALGREIARDTLDRYEGEGR
- a CDS encoding response regulator codes for the protein MSQTSTILVIDDEPQIRKFLRISLASQGYKVLEAANGAEGLNQAALNRPDLVVLDLGLPDMDGQQLLVELREWLHVPVMVLSVRASEAQKVQALDGGANDYVTKPFGIQEFLARVRALLRQRPEGQPAPAALQLGALHIDLASRRVQLNTQDVALTRKEYAVLAELARHPGRVITQQHLLREVWGPTHIQDTHYLRIVIGHLRQKLADDPTAPRYIITEAGVGYRLAAAEA
- a CDS encoding sensor histidine kinase KdpD; this encodes MSDSGRADAILAQLPREGRGRLKVFLGAAPGVGKTYAMLQAAHGQLRQGVKVLAAVVETHGRAETEALLGGLPQWPLLRSQYRGMTLEEMDLDGLLQAAPDLALVDELAHSNAPGSRHAKRWQDVQELLAAGIDVYTTVNVQHLESLNDQVRAITGVQVRETLPDWVLQEAFELVLIDLPPRELLERLRDGKVYVPEQARAAIDAFFSQTNLTALRELAMQTAAAQVDNDLAQGYRQLGQTAPALRGRLLVGVDGDAQADLLVRHASRVAQRRHLPWSLVHVDADRPLDEQGRAYLQSAQQSAERLGGEVVTLRAGEVARTLLQHAEERRASVVLVGQSRHRWRRRLSGGGVAERLLREAHGLEISVLDSDTSPTRPRRRVGLPSRGFDYALAVLATVLASAAAWAISGWLALPNISLIFLMAVLLVAVRSSVGPALACAALSFLAYDFLFIPPNFSLSIQREEDVLTLAFFLFMAALTGQLASRQRRQFKALRATQEETSTLLDLSRKLTAATDRQAVLNAAGQHLGGSPHQQMCLLGRDAEGAWTVEVGGPLAFSDAERVAADWAWEHDQPAGRGTGTLPSGRWWWCPVSAEEGPLALLGVCPRNGQGVSAEQRRLLSALCQPLAQALARAQLAQDLESARLHGETEQLRSALLASVSHDLRTPLTAMRGSIDSLLALGEAIGVDDRRELLEGTRDEAERLDRYIQNLLDMTRLGHGSLKLARDWVAPADIVGSALNRLRAVLAPLQVEVQVADGLPLLYVHAALIEQALVNVLENAARFSPPGGRLLMQAEAQDSELRLAVSDQGPGIPEAERSKIFDMFYTAARGDRGGQGTGLGLAICQGMVGAHGGRVSVGEGLDGQGTCMTLHLPLPTQPQGEVE
- the kdpC gene encoding potassium-transporting ATPase subunit KdpC, which encodes MNAILRPALSMLVLMTLATGVAYPLAVTGVAQLAFAEQADGSLVRDAQGRVRGSQLIAQGFDGAQWFQPRPSAGAFATVSSSASNLSPGNPALASRIAADSARLKAQGSGDVPLALLTTSGSGLDPHLPPEAAYWQAKRVAAARQLPEGQVRSLIETNTERPLFGPPVVNVLALNRSLEAETTAANR
- the kdpB gene encoding potassium-transporting ATPase subunit KdpB; translated protein: MNMLADKTQQARAPAEPAATGLAALWRPALVQAFVKLDPRQLVRSPVMLVVELTAILTTVLCLLPEAGVPTSVALQIALWLWFTVLFANFAEALAEGRGKARADSLKAGSEGLKARLCDEQGQFRMVDAQSLRKGDVVRVEAGEMIPGDGEVIEGIAAVNEAAITGESAPVIRESGGDRSAVTGNTRLVSDWLLIRIGANPGESTLDRMIALVEGAKRQKTPNEIALDILLIGLTLIFLLVVMTLQPFAHFAGGSLPLVFLVALLVTLIPTTIGGLLSAIGIAGMDRLVRLNVIARSGRAVEAAGDVHVLLLDKTGTITFGNRRCAGLYAAPGVTAQQLAQAGLLASLSDDTAEGKSIVDYLRNLHPLQEPAAHEIVGVPFSAETRLSGVDYQGKVYRKGAVDSLLMFLGQTREDLPVPLAREVERIAKSGGTPLLLCGEGRLLGAIHLKDVVKPGIRERFEELRKLGIRTVMVTGDNPLTAAAIAAEAGVDDVIAEATPEKKLERIRYEQAQGRLVAMCGDGANDAPALAQADVGVAMNDGTQAAREAANMVDLDSDPTKLLDVVQVGKELLVTRGALTTFSIANDVAKYFAVLPALFAAIYPQLAVLNVMHLASPQSAIVSAIVFNALIIVVLIPLALRGVRVQAASAAHLLRRNLLIYGLGGLVVPFIGIKLIDLLLVALKLV